The region CGTTTTTGATTTGCTCGCGAAGGTGCAGCAGTGCGGAGTCTATCGATGGTGATTCTATTATTTGATCAATTAAGCCGTGTTCTAAAGCCTCTGTGGCTGAAATTGGTTTTCCGCTAGAAATCATGGCAAGCGCTTTTTCAGCGCCTACCAGGCGGGGTAGGCGCTGTGTGCCGCCAGAGCCCGGTACTAGCCCTAGGGTAACCTCAGGTAGGCCAAGTTTTGTTGTTGCTGTCGCGCATCGATAGTGAGCCGCCATTGCTATTTCAAGCCCGCCACCTAAGGCATTGCCGTGTAATAAGGCCATTACAGGTACGGCAAACTCTTCAATTGCAGCAATGACCTCGGGGAGTGTGGGAGAGGTTTGTGGCTTTCCAAATTCAGTAATGTCTGCGCCAGCGATAAAGGTTTTACCTTTGCAATACAAAAGCACCGCACTAACGTTGTCGTTCTTTGCTTTATCTAGCGAGCTTAGTAGGCCTTCGCGAACTGCCGCAGAAATTGCGTTTATTGGCGGGTTGTCTATTGAAATAAGCGCGACGCCATCTTTGATTTCATACCCTATCGGCGATGATTTTGGGTGCTTTTCTGTGTTCGGCATTAGCGGTTCCTCGTGTGCGTTATTTGCGCTTGCAGCGTCCAATTTGTGAAAGTGTTACACAAAAAGTAATTATAGGCATCTATTGTGTATCATATTTAATTGTGTATCATATCTAAAGATAGCGCTCATGAGGCTCTTGGTGATTTAGAGAGTATTGAAGTGCAGATATTTAGTTATAAATAATAAACAGCACAGTGGAGTCTGGTTTATGAAGCTCAATAGTTACATCGGCGGAAAATGGCGTGAAGGCGAGGGCCGCGGGGTCGAAACATTTGACGCTGTGACCGGCGAGACTGTGTGTTTCGTCTCTAGCGACGGCGTCGATTTTGCGCAGGCATTGCGTTACGGCAGAGAAGTTGGTGGCGCTGCACTACGGGCCATGACATTCCACGATCGTGCCGCTGCACTAAAGGCAATGGCTAAGCAGCTAATGGCGGATAAAGAAGATTTTTATGCGCTATCGGCTAAAACCGGTGCAACCCGTGCCGACAGCTGGGTGGATATAGAAGGTGGTTTAGGCACCGTATTTACCTATGCCAGCCTCGCAACACGTGAACTGCCAAATGATGTAATGACGGTTGAGGGCGACGTTGAAAACCTATCGCGGGGTGGCAGCTTCCTCGGCCGCCATATTTTAACCTCTAAGCGTGGCGTGTCATTGCACATCAATGCCTTCAACTTTCCGTGCTGGGGTATGCTCGAGAAAATCGCGCCTAGCCTGATTGCCGGTGTTCCCGTTATTGTGAAGCCCGCCAGCGCTAATGCTTTTCTTGCCCAAGCGATGGTTAAGGCGATTGTTGATGGTGGATTCCTGCCCGAAGGCGCTATACAGCTTATCTGCGGTTCCGTTGGCGATCTCTTTGAGCACCTCAATGAACAAGATTTAGTCACCTTTACAGGCTCTGCCAGTACCGGCCGCAAATTGCGGACACACCCAAATATTGTCGCAAACTCAATTCCTTTTACGATGGAAGCGGATTCCCTAAATTGCGCCATTCTGGGTAGGACGGTAGCAAAGGACGATCCCGAGTTTGACCTGTTCATTAAAGAAGTTGTTAAAGAGATGACGGTTAAGGCCGGTCAAAAATGCACGGCTATTCGTAGAATTGTGGTGCCACGCGCCTTAATGGACGATGTTATCGAGGCGCTAAGTGCGCGGCTAGACAAAATCACTGTTGGTAATCCGAATGATGAAAGTGTTCGCATGGGCGCCTTGGTAAGCAAGAGTCAGGTTGAGGATGTACGTAGTCAGGTAGCACGTCTTACTGAAGAATGTGAGCTTGTCTACGGCGGTGGCGACTGCTTAGATTTAGTGGGTGCAGATAGTAAAGTAGGCGCCTTTTTTCCTAAAACCCTTCTCAAATGCGACAAGCCTTTTGAGAAAATGTTAGTGCACGAGATCGAGGCTTTTGGTCCGGTAAGTACCGTAATGCCATACGACAGCATTGACGATGCAATTCGCATTGCGCAGCTCGGCAAAGGTAGTTTAGTCGCTTCAGTGGTTACTTTCGACAATGCCGAAGCGCGCGAGTTGGTGCTTGCAGCAGCAGCTTGGCATGGCCGAATTCATATTCTTAACCGCGATTGCGCTAAAGAATCTACCGGTCATGGTTCACCGCTCGCGATGTTGGTTCATGGCGGGCCTGGTCGAGCTGGTGGCGGCGAAGAACTCGGTGGCTTGCGCGCGGTTAAGCATTATATGCAGCGCACTGCGTTGCAGGGTTCTCCCAATATGCTGTCTGCTGTTACCTCTGAATATCATCGCGGTGCGGTGGTAGAGAGTGATGGCGTTCACCCGTTCAAAAAATACTTTGAAGATCTACAAATTGGCGAAACGCTAATAACCCACCGCCGCACAGTGACTGAAGCCGATATCGTGAATTTTGGCTGCGTTAGTGGTGATCATTTTTATGCTCATTTTGACGAAGTTGCCGCCAAAGACTCCTTCTTTGGTAAGCGCGTGGCGCATGGTTATTTTGTGATTTCTGCGGCTGCCGGTATGTTTGTTGAGCCTTCACAAGGCCCTGTTATTGCAAACTATGGCTTAGATAATTTGCGCTTTATCGAGCCTGTGGGCATCGGCGATACCATCCGGGCCAAACTGACCGTTAAGAAGAAGATTAAGAAAACACCCCGCGGCGATGAGAAAGCTAACGGTGTTGTTGCGTGGGCTATCGAGGTCACCAATCAGCACGATGTTGCAGTTGCTATTTACGACATTCTGACACTGGTTGAACGCCGCGAAGTTTGAGCAAGGAGAATCGCTATGAATTACGAAAATATCGAATTCACGGTAGAAGATGGCGTTGCCTTACTGCGCCTTAATCGACCCGAATCATTGAATAGTTTTACGGCCGCAATGCATGGCGAGGTGCGCAAAGTACTGAGCCAAGCGGCAGAAGACAAACTCGTTCGCTGTGTTGTTATTACGGGAAATGGTCGCGGATTTTGCGCAGGGCAAGACTTAAATGATCGTGCTGTTGCACCTAGCGACACCATGCCGGATCTGGGTGATTCAGTAGAGAATTACTATAACCCTTTAATCCGTTTAATTACCCACATGGACAAGCCCGTTATTTGTGCGGTTAATGGCGTCGCCGCGGGTGCGGGCGCAAATATCGCCTTAGCCTGCGATATTGTTATCGCCGGCCGCAAGGCAAGTTTCATTGAGTCCTTTGCAAAGCTAGGACTAATTCCTGATTCTGGTGGTACGTGGATACTACCGCGTCTCATCGGCATGGCAAGGGCCAGAGGCCTCGCAATGCTTGGGCCTAAGGTGTCTGCTGAACAGGCCGCAGATTGGGGAATGATTTGGCAAGTTGTTGACGATGAAGTGCTGATGGACACCGTGTTAGCACTGGCAAAGCAGATGGCGACTCAGCCAACACGGGGCTTTGCTTTTACTAAGAAGGCCTTCCTATCGTCAGCGACCAATAGCCTTGATGAGCAGCTCGAGGTAGAGAAGGAGCTGATGCGCAGCGCCGGTAAAACATACGACTACAAAGAGGGCGTCTTTGCCTTTATAGAAAAGCGCAATCCTGAATTTCGTGGTGAATAATCTATCTAGTAGCGACGCTGGTGCTGTAAGAATTACAAGAGTGTAAGCGCGATTAAGGGTTTAGGAGAAGAAATTGAAAAGCTTGAGAGATGTTTTTATTTGTGACGCTCAGCGTACGCCAATTGGCCGTTACGGTGGCGTGTTAGCGCCAGTGCGCGGGGATGATCTCGGTGCAGTGCCAATGCGGGCTTTAATAGCACGAAACCCTAGCGTTGATTGGTCGAAGGTAGATGACGTTTTTTACGGCTGCGCGAACCAAGCCGGTGAAGATAATCGGAATGTCGCCCGAATGTCGGCGCTACTTGCGGGCTTGCCGGTCGACGTGCCTGGTGTGACCCTTAATCGCCTGTGTGGGTCTGGAATGGATGCGGTGGGTAACGCTGCGCGGGCAATAAAAGCAGGTGAAGCAGAGCTTGTCATTGCTGGCGGTGTCGAGTCGATGTCCCGCGCTCCTTTCGTTGTTTCAAAGACCGATTCTGCCTTTGGCCGTAATAGCCAAATGTTTGATACCACCTTGGGGTGGCGCTTTATTAATAAAGCAATGAAAGCCCAGTACGGCGTGGACTCCATGCCCGAAACCGCAGAAAACGTTGCGGCAGATTTTAATATTAGCAGGGTAGATCAAGATAAGTTTGCCTATGTGTCGCAACAGCGGACGGCGGCTGCACAAGCGCGGGGTCGTTTCGACTGTGAAATTGCTGCGGTGAGCATTCCGCGTCGCAAAGGCGAGCCGCTAATTGTTGACCGCGACGAGCACCCCCGTGCTGAAACTACTCTTGAAGGCCTAGCGAAATTACCAACGCCCTTTCGACAAGACGGAACAGTAACGGCAGGCAACTCCTCGGGTCTTAACGACGGCGCTTGCGCCCTATTGTTGGCGTCTGAAGCGGCAGCTAGTCGTTACGGTTTGAAGCCAAAAGCGAAAGTACTCGGCATGGCTGCAAGTGGTCTGGCGCCACGGATTATGGGCTATGGACCAGTAGAGGCAAGCCGTAAGGTTTTGGAGCAGACTGGCTTAACAATTGCTGACATTGATGTTATTGAACTAAATGAGGCATTTGCTGCGCAAAGCCTCGCGGTACTGCGAGGATTAAATATAGCCGAAGACGACCCGCGCGTTAACCCAAATGGCGGCGCCATAGCGCTAGGTCATCCGTTAGGGATGAGCGGGGCGCGCTTGGTCACTACGGCTGTTTATGAATTGATCGAACGTAAAAGGCGCTATGCACTTTGCACGATGTGTATCGGCGTAGGCCAAGGTATTGCCATTGTAATCGAGCGTGTTTAAGGAATTAAAAGGAGTATTAAAATGATCCAGTTTGATTCAAAAGAACTCTCCTCAAGTGAGTTAGAAGGTTTGAATGCGCATTTTCAAGAGCGTATTGATGCGGAAGAAAAAATAGAACCAAAAGATTGGATGCCGGAGAAGTATCGCAAAAATCTGATTCGCCAGATCTCCCAGCATGCTCATTCAGAAGTGATCGGCATGCAACCTGAGGGCAATTGGATTACTCGCGCGCCAACCTTGCACCGCAAAGCCGTTTTACTTGCAAAGGTACAAGACGAAGCGGGTCATGGTCTCTACCTTTATAGTTCAGCAGAAACTATGGGTATAACGCGTGAGGAGCTAATAGAATCGCTTCACGATGGCTCAGCCAAATATGCCCAAATTTTTAATTATCCAACATTAAGTTGGGCTGATATGGGCGCGATTGGTTGGTTGGTAGATGGCGCTGCCATCGTTAACCAAGTATCTCTACAGCGCACGTCTTATGGTCCCTATGCACGGAGCATGGTGAGGATTTGCAAGGAAGAAAGTTTTCATCAGCGTCAGGGGTACCACATTCTCATGACGTTAATGGAGGGCTCTACCGAGCAGAAAGCCATGGCTCAAGATGCCGTTAACCGCTTTTGGTGGCCGTCATTAATGATGTTCGGTCCACACGACGCGGATTCCGCACACTCTGCACAATCGATGAAATGGAAGGTAAAGCGTCAGACAAACGATGAGCTTCGTCAGAAGTTTGTCGATCAAAGTGTGGAACAAGCTGAGGCAATCGGACTTACTCTGCCAGACCCAGATTTAGTATGGAATGAAGAGCGCGGTCACTTTGATTTTGGCGAGATTGACTGGGCAGAGTTTGATCGCGTCGTTAGCGGCAGTGGCCATTGTAATCGCGAGCGAGTTGCTCATCACCGCCGAGCGCATGATGAGGGTTCTTGGGTTAGAGATGCAATCTGTGCATACGAAGAAAAAAAGCGCAGCCGAGAAGTTGCATAAGGAGAAAATGATGACTGACAACGTGAATATGAAGTTGTATGAAGTGTTCCTTCGATCTCGTCGTGGACTTGACCATAAGCATGTCGGCAGTTTGCACGCTGAAGATCAAGAGCAGGCCCTTGAGTATGCTCGTGATGTCTATACTCGTCGTGGTGAAGGTGTAAGTATTTGGGTTGTTAACTCCTCTGATATTTGTGCCTCTCAAGAAAGTGATTGCGAAAGCTTTTATGACCCGCTTGATGATAAGCCGTATCGGCACGCTACCCATTATAAGCTTCCCGATGAAGTGAACAGCATGTGAGGTCTGCAATGAAAGAACGAGATATAGATCAAACAATAAGCGTATATGCACTGCGACTCGGGGACGATGCACTGATATTGGGGCACCGACTAAGTGAGTGGTGTAGCAATGGCCCGTTTCTAGAAGAAGATTTAGCACTGACGAATGTCGCGCTGGATTATGTAGGGCGAGCACGTAATTTTTTAAATTATGCCGCGCAATTGCGAGGTAATGGCAGTACCGAAGACTCACTTGCCTACCAGCGTGATTGTCGGGATTTTACCAATTTTCTAATGCATGAGTTACCGCGTGGTGATTTCGCATTTACGCTCGCTCGTCAATATTTGCTCGATGAGTACGAGGCTTTGTTTCTTGCTGAGTTGCTTAAATCAAAAGACAGTGATCTTGCTGGTATTGCGGCAAAGTCGGCAAAAGAGACAAGTTACCATCTGCGCCGCAGTCGCGAGTGGATGTTACGCCTAGGGGGCGGCACAGACGAAAGTCATCGTCGCCTGCAGTTGGCCTTAGACGAATTGACGGGTTATACCACCGAGTTGTTTGAGATGGATGATCTCGAGCGTGACTTGTGTGAAATTGGCGTTGCCGTTGATCGCAGTGCCTTATTTGACCGTTGGTTTAGTGCGGTATCGAAAACTTTTGCGGAGGCGAATGTGACTTTGCCTCCGGCAAGTTGGGCGGTTAAAGGCGGGCGTATTGGCTTCCATACCGAGCACCTAGGACATTTGTTAGCTGAATTGCAATATGTGCAGCGTGCCTATCCTGGCTGTCGTTGGTAGAGCGTGGGAATAACGCCATGAAAGACAGCCAGCTTATTCCGCTTTTGCCATTGGAGGAGTACCAGCGACGTAGGCGGCGACGAGAGTCTAGTATTCCTGAAGTATGGGATCTTTTAGACGCAGTAAAAGACCCTGAGATTCCAGTGCTTAGTATTTGGGATCTCGGTGTACTACAAGATATAAAAAAAAATGGCAATGAATTACTCGTAACGATCACCCCGACTTATTCCGGTTGCCCCGCTGTTGATGTAATGAAAGAAGACATTCTTATTGCATTGCAAAAATCGGGGTACGTGAATAGTCGGGTTGAGTCTAAGCTGTCGCCAGCCTGGACAACTGCATGGATGTCGTCTGAGGGGCGAAAGAAGTTGCAGGAGTATGGAATTGCGCCGAGTAAACATTCGAATACGGGAATTCAATGTCCACACTGCAATTCAATGGATGTGGCGGTAATAAGTGAGTTTGGTTCTACATCATGCAAGTCACTTTACCGCTGCAAGGCCTGTAGTGAGGCATTTGATTATTTTAAAAATATTTAGCTACTTTAGTTTAATTGAGGGTATTGGGGCATGAAGGCCAACTATTTCCATCCGCTTACCGTTTCGCGTAGCACAAAAGAAACCGACGACGCCGTTGTGCTGAGCTTTGAGGTTCCTTCAGAGCTTACTGCCACATTCAAATACCGCCCAGGTCAATACCTAACCCT is a window of Zhongshania aliphaticivorans DNA encoding:
- the paaB gene encoding 1,2-phenylacetyl-CoA epoxidase subunit PaaB, which translates into the protein MTDNVNMKLYEVFLRSRRGLDHKHVGSLHAEDQEQALEYARDVYTRRGEGVSIWVVNSSDICASQESDCESFYDPLDDKPYRHATHYKLPDEVNSM
- the paaZ gene encoding phenylacetic acid degradation bifunctional protein PaaZ yields the protein MKLNSYIGGKWREGEGRGVETFDAVTGETVCFVSSDGVDFAQALRYGREVGGAALRAMTFHDRAAALKAMAKQLMADKEDFYALSAKTGATRADSWVDIEGGLGTVFTYASLATRELPNDVMTVEGDVENLSRGGSFLGRHILTSKRGVSLHINAFNFPCWGMLEKIAPSLIAGVPVIVKPASANAFLAQAMVKAIVDGGFLPEGAIQLICGSVGDLFEHLNEQDLVTFTGSASTGRKLRTHPNIVANSIPFTMEADSLNCAILGRTVAKDDPEFDLFIKEVVKEMTVKAGQKCTAIRRIVVPRALMDDVIEALSARLDKITVGNPNDESVRMGALVSKSQVEDVRSQVARLTEECELVYGGGDCLDLVGADSKVGAFFPKTLLKCDKPFEKMLVHEIEAFGPVSTVMPYDSIDDAIRIAQLGKGSLVASVVTFDNAEARELVLAAAAWHGRIHILNRDCAKESTGHGSPLAMLVHGGPGRAGGGEELGGLRAVKHYMQRTALQGSPNMLSAVTSEYHRGAVVESDGVHPFKKYFEDLQIGETLITHRRTVTEADIVNFGCVSGDHFYAHFDEVAAKDSFFGKRVAHGYFVISAAAGMFVEPSQGPVIANYGLDNLRFIEPVGIGDTIRAKLTVKKKIKKTPRGDEKANGVVAWAIEVTNQHDVAVAIYDILTLVERREV
- the pcaF gene encoding 3-oxoadipyl-CoA thiolase encodes the protein MRDVFICDAQRTPIGRYGGVLAPVRGDDLGAVPMRALIARNPSVDWSKVDDVFYGCANQAGEDNRNVARMSALLAGLPVDVPGVTLNRLCGSGMDAVGNAARAIKAGEAELVIAGGVESMSRAPFVVSKTDSAFGRNSQMFDTTLGWRFINKAMKAQYGVDSMPETAENVAADFNISRVDQDKFAYVSQQRTAAAQARGRFDCEIAAVSIPRRKGEPLIVDRDEHPRAETTLEGLAKLPTPFRQDGTVTAGNSSGLNDGACALLLASEAAASRYGLKPKAKVLGMAASGLAPRIMGYGPVEASRKVLEQTGLTIADIDVIELNEAFAAQSLAVLRGLNIAEDDPRVNPNGGAIALGHPLGMSGARLVTTAVYELIERKRRYALCTMCIGVGQGIAIVIERV
- the paaA gene encoding 1,2-phenylacetyl-CoA epoxidase subunit PaaA; protein product: MIQFDSKELSSSELEGLNAHFQERIDAEEKIEPKDWMPEKYRKNLIRQISQHAHSEVIGMQPEGNWITRAPTLHRKAVLLAKVQDEAGHGLYLYSSAETMGITREELIESLHDGSAKYAQIFNYPTLSWADMGAIGWLVDGAAIVNQVSLQRTSYGPYARSMVRICKEESFHQRQGYHILMTLMEGSTEQKAMAQDAVNRFWWPSLMMFGPHDADSAHSAQSMKWKVKRQTNDELRQKFVDQSVEQAEAIGLTLPDPDLVWNEERGHFDFGEIDWAEFDRVVSGSGHCNRERVAHHRRAHDEGSWVRDAICAYEEKKRSREVA
- the paaC gene encoding 1,2-phenylacetyl-CoA epoxidase subunit PaaC, which gives rise to MKERDIDQTISVYALRLGDDALILGHRLSEWCSNGPFLEEDLALTNVALDYVGRARNFLNYAAQLRGNGSTEDSLAYQRDCRDFTNFLMHELPRGDFAFTLARQYLLDEYEALFLAELLKSKDSDLAGIAAKSAKETSYHLRRSREWMLRLGGGTDESHRRLQLALDELTGYTTELFEMDDLERDLCEIGVAVDRSALFDRWFSAVSKTFAEANVTLPPASWAVKGGRIGFHTEHLGHLLAELQYVQRAYPGCRW
- the paaD gene encoding 1,2-phenylacetyl-CoA epoxidase subunit PaaD, yielding MKDSQLIPLLPLEEYQRRRRRRESSIPEVWDLLDAVKDPEIPVLSIWDLGVLQDIKKNGNELLVTITPTYSGCPAVDVMKEDILIALQKSGYVNSRVESKLSPAWTTAWMSSEGRKKLQEYGIAPSKHSNTGIQCPHCNSMDVAVISEFGSTSCKSLYRCKACSEAFDYFKNI
- the paaG gene encoding 2-(1,2-epoxy-1,2-dihydrophenyl)acetyl-CoA isomerase PaaG encodes the protein MNYENIEFTVEDGVALLRLNRPESLNSFTAAMHGEVRKVLSQAAEDKLVRCVVITGNGRGFCAGQDLNDRAVAPSDTMPDLGDSVENYYNPLIRLITHMDKPVICAVNGVAAGAGANIALACDIVIAGRKASFIESFAKLGLIPDSGGTWILPRLIGMARARGLAMLGPKVSAEQAADWGMIWQVVDDEVLMDTVLALAKQMATQPTRGFAFTKKAFLSSATNSLDEQLEVEKELMRSAGKTYDYKEGVFAFIEKRNPEFRGE